One part of the Rutidosis leptorrhynchoides isolate AG116_Rl617_1_P2 chromosome 1, CSIRO_AGI_Rlap_v1, whole genome shotgun sequence genome encodes these proteins:
- the LOC139864741 gene encoding phenylacetaldehyde reductase-like, which translates to MNKQEEKNAVVCVTGASGYIASWLVKLLLQRGYIVNATVRDLDDQKKTQHLLELDGAKERLHLFQADLLKDGSFDGGVEGCDGVFHTASPFFIHSDHPQEDLIDPAVKGTLNVLSSCSKVPSIKRVVLTSSVAALLYNGLPLTPEVVVDETWFSNQQFCRETKMWYPLSKTLAEEAAWKYVKEKSIDMVTINPGLVIGPLLQPTLNTSAKAILSLINAPTYNNITVGCVHVKDVANAHIAAFEMPSANGRYCLSESVVHFSDIVQILRELYPSFNLPEKCADDAPITRYQFSNEKAKSLGINYTLLKQGIKETIESLKEKHYL; encoded by the exons ATGAACAAGCAGGAGGAGAAAAATGCAGTGGTTTGTGTAACCGGAGCGTCTGGTTACATAGCTTCATGGCTCGTTAAACTCTTGCTTCAACGCGGCTACATTGTGAATGCCACAGTTCGTGACCttg ATGACCAGAAAAAAACTCAACATTTGCTTGAACTGGATGGAGCTAAAGAAAGGTTACACCTGTTTCAAGCAGACTTATTAAAAGATGGTTCCTTTGATGGTGGTGTTGAAGGTTGTGATGGCGTTTTTCATACCGCATCACCGTTCTTTATTCATAGTGATCACCCACAG GAGGATTTGATTGATCCAGCAGTGAAGGGAACACTGAACGTTTTGAGTTCGTGTTCTAAGGTTCCGTCGATTAAGCGGGTCGTTTTGACTTCATCCGTTGCTGCACTTTTGTATAATGGGTTGCCGTTGACACCCGAAGTTGTGGTTGATGAAACCTGGTTTTCTAATCAACAGTTTTGCAGGGAAACAAAG ATGTGGTATCCGCTATCAAAGACTTTAGCCGAAGAAGCTGCATGGAAATATGTAAAGGAGAAATCGATAGACATGGTCACCATTAACCCTGGACTGGTTATCGGGCCTCTCCTGCAACCAACCCTTAATACAAGTGCCAAGGCCATTTTAAGCTTGATCAATG CCCCAACATACAACAATATCACTGTTGGGTGTGTTCATGTGAAGGACGTTGCAAACGCGCATATTGCTGCATTTGAGATGCCATCTGCAAATGGAAGATACTGTTTGTCTGAGAGTGTCGTCCATTTTTCGGACATAGTCCAAATACTACGCGAGCTTTATCCTTCATTTAACCTTCCTGAAAA GTGTGCGGATGATGCTCCAATCACAAGGTACCAGTTCTCCAATGAAAAAGCGAAAAGCTTAGGCATTAACTATACTCTTCTTAAACAAGGCATCAAAGAGACCATTGAAAGCTTGAAGGAGAAACATTATTTGTAG
- the LOC139864749 gene encoding photosystem II 5 kDa protein, chloroplastic-like: MASMTITSSFLGGSAAIAVTKQPSTATSRPGLVMMANASKMSKVEKVILDENKEENNTNGRRNMMFAVAAAAALSLANVALAADEEPKRGTEAAKKKYAQVCVTMPTARICRN, encoded by the coding sequence ATGGCATCCATGACAATAACATCCTCATTCCTAGGCGGCTCAGCCGCCATCGCCGTCACAAAACAACCCTCAACCGCCACCAGCCGACCTGGTTTAGTGATGATGGCCAATGCTTCAAAAATGTCCAAAGTTGAAAAGGTTATATTAGATGAAAACAAGGAAGAAAACAACACAAATGGAAGAAGGAATATGATGTTTGCTGTTGCGGCTGCAGCCGCATTGTCGTTGGCTAATGTTGCATTGGCTGCTGATGAAGAACCGAAACGTGGGACCGAAGCTGCGAAAAAGAAGTATGCGCAGGTGTGTGTGACCATGCCCACTGCGCGCATTTGTCGTAACTAG
- the LOC139864759 gene encoding membrane magnesium transporter-like, which yields MTMSMNFAVGVIAVLMLFHAAYSTIQYRSLLKITEDEFTGPPFEVIVELILVLILSLFAGLTVPGNFRSILPDSDENRVVSLPSNMNFMIFNHRGKAFPTEIGLKLN from the exons ATGACGATGAGTATGAACTTCGCCGTCGGCGTAATCGCAGTTCTTATGCTCTTCCACGCCGCTTACTCTACTATTCAAT atAGGTCGTTGCTTAAGATCACTGAAGATGAGTTTACCGGACCTCCATTTGAA GTGATAGTTGAGTTGATATTAGTTTTGATTTTGAGTCTGTTTGCTGGATTAACTGTGCCAGGCAATTTCCGTTCAATTCTTCCAGATTCAGATGAGAACAG GGTGGTGTCTTTACCCTCCAATATGAACTTCATGATCTTCAATCATCGTGGAAAGGCGTTCCCCACAGAAATTGGGTTGAAACTTAACTGA
- the LOC139864764 gene encoding transcription initiation factor TFIID subunit 8-like, protein MNNGGRVDDNDSYQKRNRVASDEFGRAIAKIAVTQICERLGFDSFNDSAIDALADIAIRYVRDLGNTAKFYANVANRTECNVFDIIQSLEDLGSSTGFPGGSELCTSLVGSGAIKEIMKFVEVSEEVPFAQPVHSFPIVKDRKLTPSFVQMGETPEFKHVPEWLPAFPDPHTYIQTPVWNERTSDPRSDKVELTRQRRKAESSLLSLQKRLLSGSSAVTSTSEVANGSKKTRFLMISENEKPVNPVVLPNERVNDDESNMENHVSIMETFAPVIEAMNVRVSESSENGESDFPDKRPAVRLNFNIGKKKIGDSLDLRLWNRGTGRISSWFGRDDVMDDKKRRAELILRQSIKNPLDLPQL, encoded by the coding sequence ATGAACAATGGAGGTAGAGTAGATGATAACGATTCATACCAAAAGAGAAATCGAGTAGCTTCGGATGAATTCGGTAGAGCTATAGCGAAAATAGCGGTCACTCAAATATGCGAGCGTTTAGGTTTTGATAGTTTTAATGATTCTGCTATAGACGCTCTTGCTGATATTGCGATTAGGTATGTTAGAGATTTAGGTAATACTGCAAAGTTTTACGCTAATGTGGCAAATAGAACTGAGTGCAATGTGTTTGATATAATTCAAAGTTTGGAGGATTTGGGGTCTTCGACTGGGTTCCCGGGCGGGTCGGAGCTTTGTACTAGTTTGGTTGGGTCGGGTGCAATAAAGGAGATTATGAAGTTTGTTGAAGTGAGTGAAGAAGTTCCTTTTGCACAACCTGTTCAtagctttccaattgttaaagatAGGAAATTGACACCGAGTTTTGTTCAAATGGGCGAGACACCTGAGTTTAAACATGTACCAGAATGGTTACCTGCGTTTCCAGATCCGCATACATATATTCAAACACCTGTTTGGAATGAGCGGACATCAGATCCCAGATCGGATAAAGTTGAGCTTACTAGACAGAGGAGAAAAGCAGAAAGCTCGTTACTGAGTCTGCAAAAACGATTGTTGTCTGGTAGTTCAGCTGTAACTTCGACGTCAGAAGTTGCAAATGGGAGTAAAAAGACCCGGTTTCTTATGATTTCTGAAAATGAGAAACCGGTTAATCCAGTTGTCTTGCCGAATGAACGTGTGAATGATGATGAATCTAATATGGAGAATCATGTTTCTATAATGGAGACATTTGCACCTGTAATAGAAGCGATGAATGTAAGGGTATCTGAGTCGAGTGAGAATGGAGAAAGTGATTTTCCAGATAAGAGGCCTGCAGTTCGTTTGAATTTTAATATTGGTAAGAAAAAGATAGGCGATTCGTTGGATTTGCGACTATGGAATAGGGGTACGGGAAGAATTTCGTCTTGGTTTGGACGAGATGATGTGATGGATGATAAGAAGAGGAGAGCTGAGTTGATTCTAAGACAATCGATAAAGAATCCGTTAGATCTTCCACAATTATAG